ATGGAAATGGGAAGGAACTATAGCAAAGGGAGGAACTCCTGTTTGTCATGCTCGCGGCTTTCCTGTAGGAAAATCCTTGGACATCATGTTGTAAGTATTgaatgcctttttttttttggctttttcTATTTGCTTTAACTCCAGCTTAGTGATCCCTTCCAAAGCTTGCTTTATCTATCTGCAGCAATTAAGATGCCAGTTTGACAGGTGTACTAGTTCTTTACATGAATGCATTGTTTTCTCGTTGCTTTATTATGTTCTTGTGGGTGGTTTTGTCCCAAAAGAAAGGTGCATCCAACTGGGCATCCAGGAACAAAGTACTTCCATTTTGTTCTTCGTGATCATGACATGTGAGGGTGCTCGATATTATGAGTTGCATGGAGGcatatcattttattttgtcTGGAAATTTTGGCTGTCTTTTATCACTGAGAAAACATGAGTTCTAGGTTGGACTATTCGTTTGATTCTATCATCATGCTATTTGGCTGAGCACTCGCTAATTTCAAGGCTAAATTTGTcctgatattaaattttttttatgaacttCTCTTTAAGttgcaaataaaaaatacttaaattttgagTGGTTTTATTCCCAAAAGAAAAGTGCAAATCAAAGATGACGGGGCATCCCGGAAAAAAATGCTTGCATTTTGTTCTTCATGACCATGACATATGAGGGTGCTCAATTGTCGATATGACAAGTTGCATTCATTTTGTCCAGAAATTTTGGCGGCCCTTATAACTGAGAAATATGTTTTAAATTGGATTTCTCATCTGTTCTGGCATCATGCTATTTAGCTGAGCACTCACTAATTATGAGGCTAAAATTTTCCAGATATCAAATTTTGTTCATGGATCGAATCTGATCATGAACTTCTCTTTAAGTTGAAAATAAAAAGTACTTGCCAAATTTGATCTTCAAATGTGTAAGTGGTagagtattttaaaaaaaatcatatacaacAATGATGTGGGAGGGTGGCTTTGGTGCAACAGCAAGGTTCAGGTCACGTAAACATCTTCTGACACTTCTATAGTGGGAAGCCTCATGCACTGTGGACGTCTTACAAGGATGATAAATGCCGTTTTTTGGATATTGTTAACATGCCTGAGTAGTTCTTTGTGAGCTCACCTGTTGCAGCTTTGTGATTGTTAATAATTTGACCACTCACCTTGTGTTGTTCTGCCttattcttctttatttttttccccTCTAATTGATTTGCAATTTGAAATTACTGTTTGACAATGACATTTATGCTCCAGACCTGAATTTCTGGATTGCACTGCGAGGACTGGTCTAGACATGCTTGCGAAGCACTACTATCAAGCAGCTTCTGCTTGGGTGGTCTTTTTTGCCCCTGCTAGTGATGCTGACATCGGGTACTATAATGAATTCATGCATTATCTTGAGGAGAAGCAGCGAGCTGCAGTTGCTAAATTAGATGATAAGACTACCTTGTTTCTTGTACCCCCATCTGATTTTGCAGAGAAAGTACTGAGAGTACCGGGGAAACTATGTATTTCTGGTGTTGTTTTGAGATTAGAACTTCCCGGATCAAATTTTGGGTCTCTTAACTATTCGAATGAGAAAAGGGAACTATTGTCTTTTCATGGGGATGCACAGTACACAAAGCCATCCACACCTTCAGGTCATTTTCGTCCAATGGGatcttttccagatttggcCAGGTCGGGAGGTGATCCGTCCTTTTTAAGGGATGTGTCTACATCAGGTCCACCTGCAGCATTTTCAGGTTCAGCCCATGCTGCCGGAAGGATGTCTGATTCTTACAATGAGAGTAGGCATGATTACCAACTTCAACAGCGGAACCCCATGCCTGGACCCAACTGGTCTCCTCACCATCGGCAGAACTCTTTTCCTGGTAACAGAAATACACCTTCACAAGCATCCAATGCTGCAATTGATACAGCCCAGGAGCATCACTCAGTTATTCCAAGGGCTGTGCAAGAGGATGACGTGGCTCTTCATGCAGCTGGCATGTCAAGTAATCCGTTATCTGGAACCGGCAAGCCATCCCTTATGGAGAATAAATCCTCGGTTCCTCTGTCTCTGCCTACTGCTGCCTTGCAACCACAACAACTTGCACAATTGGCTTCATCTCTTCTTGGGCAGAGACAACCAGGGAGCAATGCAAATGTATCCGTGGGAGAAGATATTAGGCATGGGAACACAATGAATCAACTGGAGAACCAGTTTAGAACAGCACAAACGCATGGTTTACAGAATAATCGAGTAGCTTCAGAGATTCCAACATCGCAGTTTGGTCAACAACAACAGTTGCAGCAGCAACAGCAGCATCATCTTCAGGCATCAAATGTGCCCAAAGCAGTACCAGCCTCACTTCAAAGGGACGTTCAGCCGGGGACTTCAGCAAATCCTCAGATACCAAGTACTAGTACGCAAGAAGCCGAAGATGGGGATCCACAAAAACGACTGCAAGCAACATTACAGCTGGCAGCAGCTCTTCTTCAACAGATTCAACAGGGAAAAGGAACTTGACTGGTGCTCGCCCAGTTATCAGATACATTGGTTTCATCCGTATCCATTCCCATGTGGATGAAGTGGACCAAAATGGTTTGTCTTCAGAGAATGGCAAAAATACCCTTGCAAGTAGTGCTATGCATCATTACATTAGTAGAGGTTCGCTGATGGCAAATTTGCTGTGCCTGAGGTAGTATCACTTGGTGTGCTACTTGTTTACTTTCTTTTTACTTGATTTAGTAAGGTGGGAACTAGTCAATCTGTCACTTTGTTGAATACCAGAAAATTTAAGCTATTTTGGCTCCTTGGCTGCACCAACTCGTGCTATCAGATGATTTCCTAGGATTTTTGAGTCAATACTAGTCCTGTGGTCTCAAAGATTTTTACTCGTTCTATGTTTTTAGGATTTCAAGTAACCTACTACCAAGCTTTTCTAAAAGTATGTTGTTGGTTCTAGGATTTCTATTGCTGCGGTTTTCTAGAGACAAAACGGCAGAAACAGCTTACAGTTAACAGTACCCGTTGCCATGGGTGTGTGCATTCCAAAGAAATAACATTTCCTGAAAGGAAAGGCCCTTTGAAAGTATTTACTACTTTTAttcttgaatttttattttattatttgatttaatttaaaaagaaaaataattattgttagaaatattttattattaaaaaataatactttgTTAGGTTATGACTTATTTaacttaaaagaaataatttagaGTTTTTTAAAAAGGTTAAATTGGACTTTATTTAGactttaatgaaatgttttagggacttagtttcctttttttttcctcaaaaataaatttcatttagttttaaattaatttaatattcggCCTTTTTTTTAACCATGCAAAAGTAGATTGCAttgaaattattcaaaataGGCAAAGTCGAAATCCAATAGCAAGATACCAAACCGATAGCCTAAAGAACACAAGAGCCTAAATCCAGAAAAATACCAAATTCAAATCCAAATCCAAACACGCCACAACCCAGTAGGCAACTGGCACCAAATTATGCTGAAAATGCCATTTGGGCTAGTCCGCTGATTTTATGGGTTTAGCTGCATTTATGTAGAAATTATGCAGAATtcaatgattaattaatttttttccttaCCACTGCTTAGGACTTTTATGCAGGCGACAGCAATTTTGCAAATTTGGCCTCTATTCAGGCATGTTATTTTGAAATTCTTATTATCTTCCTTTTCAGATTGGTATTGTAGTTCATGTTTATTATGGTTGAAAATTTGATTAATATTGAAGAAAAATCTAATTAGGCATCTCAGTGGCCTAGTTTTTTCCTTCTAATTTTGTATGTCATAGGTTAGAAAAGGGTGGTTGCTGTACAGAGGGGAGTGGAATTATCGTTGGAACATCTATTTTCTAATGCAGGCCCTGTTATGACCAATTTGCCATAGCCTTGAGAGCATTTCGAACATAAAAGAAAGTTCTTTGATCCTTAATCAGCTTTCTTTTCCATGAATCTTGCAAAATATTATGGTGGTTTCCATCAAGTTAAtgctatttttttttccaatccCTGAATTAGTTCAATAACTTTCTTGGTTGATTTTTTAGACTGCTGTTTGGTCtatagtataattttttaagcTGAAAGCTTTTCCATTTCCTGATTATCAATGTGACTTAAACAGAGTTGATTCTGCTCCAAAGTGTTTCTTCCAGCACAATACAACTCTCCTGCTTAATCGAAAATTTCATAAGAATTCATTCGCAGTCAGTTTGTATTTAATCCATCGTAATTAATTGCAATtcgaacttaattttttatatataataatttaaactactcataaaaataattttatatataatagtttaaactactcataaaaaaactaaaaactatGTTCTaccttttatataaaaaaaaattaatttaatttataaaaacttgacgtatataaattttctttctttattttatttaaatttttacaacttaactactttatttttaatgtgtatataaacaataattttttcaaaaatgataagattttattgaaaatttagcCACtgcaattttaaatatttatattacttaatttttataattttacataatatttataataatatttaatcatctcataatttataatatcattttatttttttcaactgACATTGATGCAAAATTTATAGTgctatagaaaaatatttactgTTTATCAATAAACATATTATTACtggtattatttaattttaatggtacgatattaatatataaaaaataaaatattatttattataaaaatttatattataaatattgttattttaataagcTAATATAAAATACgtgtaaataaatatttgaccagttatatatatatatataataaaacttagtattaacataaaataattattaattaaggtAGGCAGTGAAGATCATTAGTAACCGGACAAGATGGACAAACGTCCTAAAAAGCAACCTTTTTCACCATGGCCAAAAGAAGTCATCAAAATCCAGTGCCATTACTAACAATCCATACACATTGCTTATAATATCAAAATCGTTTATAGcctggattttcattctcttccTCAACTAATTTATTTTGTCATAGCTCATCCTTACTTCCAGCATCTTCTCCCATTAGTTCTTCAAGAGAGAACTCATCATCTTCAATGATCTCTCCATCTTTGCCGTCCCATGGCTCAGTCTTCACTATTTCTGGTGTACCGCCCAAAGCCAAATTCCCCTTTCCGCCACGCCCAGCTTCTTTAACAAACTCTCTAGAAAACCAAATTAATAATGTTTAAGCTTTTGCCCATATGGGATACGATTGCCGGATGCATCAGAAATAGAACACTTACATAATATGTTCAAGCTCGAATGCGCTTTTGAGTGGGGCATATGCTCCTTTCTTCACATTCAATGCTATCAGAGCTGGATACCCGTATCCACCAACACCTACACGCTTCTCAAGATCTGGCTGCTTACCTGCAGCTGTCCAAACATAGCTGCAGAATTCAAACGTTGAATCAGTGACATGTCAGTGTTTCATAACatgttatatttttatgaatataatttaagaaaaataactaTAATATCCAACTCAAAGATTCGAGAATAAGTTATCATCGAAACACAAGTGCTTGTGCATGCACATACAAGCAGAGTGAATGAGGAAGAAAAGCTAAAATGAAACAGATTTATAAGCAAAGAAAATTGATGTACTTGCCTGTATGGATTGCTTTTGAACTTCTCAGCAACTGATAACAACTGCTCAAGGTACTTGTTCCTTCCTTCTGCCTTGGAGTCCAAAATGTCAGGTAAGAAAGCAACAAAACAAATGGCAGCAGAACCACACTTCTCTTCCATTACGTCCTACACAATTAATGGATCACAATTTATATCATCATTTAGAGAAGCTTCACTTAAAATGAGCTTTTGCTAGAGATGTAATAGGCTTACTGGGCCAGTTAGCTCAGTCACTTCAGGTGGCGCAACATTGGTTTCCAGCTGCTGCAGAGCAAATGATTCGATAGCTGAGGCAGTTCTGGCACCTTCATAAGGGATTGGAGTATCTTTATCAGCACCAAACACAAAGATGGTAGGAAATCCTTGCACATTGAACCTGCTCATCAGAGACTGATAACCACACCACATTACAACCATGTCATTTAACAAAAACATTTTAAGTATTGAATAATGAATGGGAATATAGAACCACATGCAATCCACTTACAGAGACCTTAAAGAAAAATAGTCTCAAGAATTATATACAAGTAATGCAGTTTTCTAATTAACAATGTACATGTTGTATGAGCCAAAAATACCACATGCACTCAACCAGAATTGTGAAAATCAATGTGGAAAATGTCAATATATTCAACTTTAACTGGGATTTATTGAGTAGAGCTGGAGTTTTACTCCACTTCACACATAATGGGGTCCCATGTCATATCAACTCAGGAATTCTACAAGTTACAAATATGTAAAATCAGAATGAAGTACTCAACAGCTAAGTAGATAAAAGATTTCCATCTAATAACACAATCCGCACACTGCCAAAACCAAGCAATCTAAACAAGGTAACGGGACGGAGTATTTACAAATGAAACATCTGGAGATTTAAAATTACCTTCTCTGCATCACAGTCAACGTGACCCAACTTCACCTTCCCCTTCAAGCTATTAGCAGCCTTCTTCCATTCGGGGGCTAATTTTTTACAATGTCCACACCTTGAAAAGTATATCATGCATGACTGTATCAGCAAATTTGCAAACATTTAAAAAAGAATGCAAAAGTTATGAGAagtcaactatccatgcaacaTGGTGGTTGAATCACACATGCAAATGCCAAGAGATTGTTCTGGATTAAGCCCTTTGCTTATCATtcttcaataataaaaaatattatttccaaGTCCAAATCTGTTCATTTGAATAGGATTCTCTTGCTTCATCTTATTGATCTGATCATCCTTTAACTGCCATaatgtgttgaatcccacatcggttgtggaaaggggtaatgtgcctctTATATGGGCTATAGACACTCCTCCTGgcctaaatttaatataatatcagagcctccccatctgATATTGGAcctcccataaatatgtcaTGCACCAGTAAAAAAATTCTGAGCGTGagagggtgtgttgaatcccacatcggccGTGGAAagaggtaatgtgccccttatatgggccataggcactcctccccttaagctagcttttggggtaagttaggcctggcccaaattcaACATGATATCAGAGCCTCCCATTCGATGTTGAGcctcccataaatatgtcatgcaccagtaaaaattctaGACGTAAGGGAGTGTGTTGAATCCTACATCGATTgcggaaaggggtaatgtgggctataggcactccttccccttgagctagcttttggggtgagttaggcctggcccaaatttaacaatgtGAATACCAATATTCATCTTTTATATGGAGATAACCATGTTAATTTCACGCAACATGTATGATAATCATATCCGGTGCCACTTACTTTAACAATTAATGCGATACATGCAAGGCATGTATGTGTTTTCAGATAGGCAAATGGATGACATTCATAACACATGGAGATCGCACATCTCCATTTagagatgctgttaagcaaacaattataaaaaaattcttgaACTTTATACTTTCTTAATCCTGTACCTATGATTTTATTAATCTGGTTCATAAGATATTACTTCTACTCCAATTTCATTGGAGGGGTTTGCATTGTGTTTTCATGCCAACAAGATACCAAGAAGTATGTAAGGCAAATATAGACACAAATTGCTCACTTGGGAGTGGAACCCACTTGAACCATAAAAGCCACCAAATGGGGGCATTTTGCAAAATTCTTCTTAATATAAAGTTGCTTAGTAGTTTACAAAATACTACTTTGAATTTTAAAGCTCAAGAGGGATCACATTATACGAAAACTGAAACAAAATTAGTAACTTATGAACTatgttcataaatttaaaagCTACAATAGAATTCAAAGAGCATTACTACTACTATCAAAGTTCATGGTTTTTCAAACTATTAGGCCCAACCACCCATGCTCCCCCCTCCATCCCTCCCTCTTCCCCTCCCAACACACGCACACAACAATCTTccaaagaagaaaagagaaaaagaaagaattaaTAGTGTCTTCAAAGATACTCACCAAGGTGCAAAGAACTCCACAATCCACAGTTCTTTGCTTTTAAGCACCAACTCATCAAAATTGCGGGAGTTTAATTGAACTGATGCAGATTCAGACTTCTCACTAGATCCTCCAGTTGATTTTCCATTAATGCGCTCCTTCAAAACTGTCTTTATCTGTTTGAAAATGAAATTGTGATGCCATAAGTCCATAACAGTATAAGAAAAAGAATTGATAGATTCTTTTTGTACCACTGATGAACTATAACAAACCTGTTGTAGTGCAAATTCAGCAATAGGTTTGACTTCCCTTTGTCCTTGATAATCTACTGGAGGCTTCCCAGGCACAAACACCTTTATGGTAGGAAAACCCTGAATACCATATTCCTGCATATCAATCAAATAGCTCTGATTAAATCAACACAGCACAGTATGCAGAAGAAAATTTAATAACCAAGAAATTTTGTAGTAATAGCGAGGATCCATGCTCAAATATACTTATTTGGTACACATAATGAAAAAAAAGGTGCCTAGCTGTGTTCGGGTGATAAGGCTAAGGAATCATTTTAGTGTTTGTGAAGGTTTTTTTCCGGGAAGGAAGAGGAGCTATGATAGAAAAAGTAAGGAAACTGAGAACAAATGGAATTCACCAAATGCAAAAGATAGAATGAAAATATCTGCTGCAAGCCTGCAACTCTCAATTGAAGAAAACCTGAGCAAGCGACTTATGCGCATCAGCATCAAGTGCTGCCACAGTTGCAACACCTTTCAAGACAGTAGCTGCCTTCTCCCACGTGGGTGTAAGTTTTTGACAATGCCCACACCATGGTGCAaagaactcaaccaaaacaactCCATTTGAGTTCAGGACCTGCCAACATCCAAAGttcttaattaataaaacacTACATAAAAATACACAATTATTAATGTtactaaaacttcataaaaagaATCCATTATTCATGTAAAAGATAACAGCGTGTAGCAAATCATTTATACAGATAAAGGAGAAGACcagatttgaaaattttttatgagaACAATCTCACATGTAAGGCACAGATGTTATATCCAAACGAAACAGTATAAAACAATTGCGTAATTGAAAACATATCAAATGAGTTCCAACGATTTAAATTGTACCATTTCTATTTTCTAATTCAAACCCACTAAATCCTGTTGTACAGTTCCTTTCTCTTTGCGAAGGCCTATTATTTGAAATAACGGAGATGACACATAAGCTTCAACTGAACTTTTTACATTCctcaatttcaaaaattaacgATTTCAAATGAAAACCCAATATGGAGCTGATAAGTAGGCGCAGCAGCATATTTAAGAGTTTGACATTTCTCGATTGGATGAGAAGGAAAGTGAAGGGGATGGGACCTTATATATTTCCGAAGACAAGAGCTAGAACTCGAAAGTGAACATAGAAACGAACACCATGCTAGATCTACAATAtacgagaaaaaaaaaaaggaaaattgctGATTGCAACCAATTCAAAGCAGCATACTTTAACACTTTCAATAATTTGTGATCCGACGAAAAGATAATCAATTTCCTCAAATAATCATCAGAATCATTTTCTTGCTCTTTATACGAAAGTTCCAAATTTACTGTTCTCTTTCATTCTCCCACAACTTTCTCGCCTACCAAACAAGAACTAGCAGAACATAGGGGTAATCAGGTTACCTTGGACTTAAAATTGGAAGGGCTTAGCTGGACGACAGGAGATGATGGACCATACAATGCATTGCAGAGACTAGAAGCGAAAATCAAGACTGATAGAACTATCAAAAATGGAGATGGCAATCGGTGCATTTtccttctcttttctctctcttctctgaGTGGCAGAGCAGAAGCCTTTCTCTCGTGGCGGAAGAATAATGGAAGGTAAAAAACCCTTTAGCTTGAGAACGGGGCTACGTGTACTAGCCAATGGGAGCTTGACACGTCAAGTTTCTCATGAATATCCGTGTATTTGCTTGCAGGAAAATTTTTGTTCTCACGGAtatataaattagaaaaattattttttaattgctgATATACATTATAATTAACATTTTTATctccttattttttaaatttagtaattcAGTTCTTTACATACTATTCTATTCTAATGGATAGCCTTTCCATCTAAAATTTTTGTTAGGTCAAGGAGTCGAAGGGgagagataaaattttattctaaaaatattcttaataaacttgttaaaatttttaaatataaaattcttaaaaattttattctcaaTCGTTCATTGATAGTATTCTTGTTTCATAAATCCCTCTCTCACACTTTTCAGATTTTCCTAATGTTATTGTGCATCATGAGGAAGAAGAATGTTTGTATCAAATGGATCAGTAGttaagtttttgaatgaaaaaatgAGAAATATGAATAGTCGATAAGCAAATGGACTGAGATAAGGATATATGAATTAATCGAGAACTTTAAAGGGCTATATTACTTTTTTAGTATTGAAATTTTCATAGGTGGTGTAAACTTGTAAATCTAAAATCAACTCCATTAAGTgatagtatggacatgtatgAAGGAagaaatattgaaaatataataCTTATACAAGAAATGCTAGaaatattatcaaatataaTAGAATATATTGTAAAGATgaaaaatgatttaaaaaatatgaaagaagAACAAAGAATTATCAATGAAGAGATTGAAAAAATTCGGGGGTTTATATACCAATTGAGAACAAGTGatattgttttaatatttattatagttAGAGCGGTAATAAAAGTGATTTGAAGAAGATGGATCATATAATTTATCATCTCTTTTTATATTTAAGTGGTTAATATGTTTCAATGGTGAGTTGAAGGACAAAATAGCTTACAAGTTTATATGATTGGCAAAAAGTTCAAATCAGTCTCTAAATTATAGGGTCAAATGAatctaaaatcaatttttaGGCTATATCATCGCTAAACTCTCTCTTAAAGACCAAATGTAACccttatttgaaaatatttatatatatataatatacacactaaaaaaataataaaaaatagagaaaaatacGCTTTAATACTTTATACTTTTGCGCTTTTCAAAATGAGGGTTTATATCTTTTTTTTGTGACATGAACTTCCATTTTTGTGGCACTATtaggataaataaataatgatattaaGTTTTGCTTACGTGGCATGAAGACGTCATCTTCATATGATGATGTGGCCCTAATGTGGCATGATGGCATAGTTTTTTATGTTGAATATGAAATGATGTAGCACCACATCATATGCTCCGTCATCTTGAAGGATGATATGGCATTCCACATAGACTCCACGTCTTTCATTATGATACTAATTTTAATGTAgtcatttaaatataaaaatttaaaaatatatatactgaattgtaaataaaataaagtataagtatcgaattttaaaaatatcaacatttcaaaatatataaaaaattatgaaaaaaaggaaaaataagggAGAGAAAGAGACATAGTAAAGAATACATATAAATATTGCAAGAAAGAGACATAAGACATACACAAaatgaaagagagaaagagtcgcttcattttttttttgtcctctcatgtctctctatttttcttCTCGATGATCAGAGATCCAGAAAGAAGTAGGATTTTTATAACAactcggaaaccggaccgctatcggcgctaggatccagatcgacttaaggtcgccgggacccgtagcaagcctaacatacatcctgtatacctattaaatcccatacatgatcatacaaatacataaaactttaaattttttctttcatttaccaagtttaatctgtgcatgcacaaactcataaccataaaatCCCACACTGgaactctcatcaaatgctccaatgagataacatatcatacattaacttggtttacataacatcataaaaacatttcatagatcatgaacaaaagggatttactataactctagggtcaagcacaattctaatcctcataaACATAACTGAACAATACCTTACATCACAAtattacaatacattatctttcatgtccacttctaactattacataaaacatgagtcctttactcttgctgacttcctggtctatcccgtacctgcaaacctgggggttaagggaatggggtgagctactagagcccagtgagcagaatagtaaaatattatattaaaattcatgctttcatgaaatgcatcacatcacaaacaaatcacattaaggatgaacttgtcaccaatagccctctacatatccaatagtgccagaacgtagaatgggtcctggtctttcccttatataacatatcataacattccaatgtgtcagggacgtagaattggtcttcctggactttctcttacatagtgccagggacgtagaatgggtcttcctagacTTTCAAACCgaatcat
This genomic interval from Manihot esculenta cultivar AM560-2 chromosome 12, M.esculenta_v8, whole genome shotgun sequence contains the following:
- the LOC110628713 gene encoding protein disulfide isomerase-like 2-3, with protein sequence MHRLPSPFLIVLSVLIFASSLCNALYGPSSPVVQLSPSNFKSKVLNSNGVVLVEFFAPWCGHCQKLTPTWEKAATVLKGVATVAALDADAHKSLAQEYGIQGFPTIKVFVPGKPPVDYQGQREVKPIAEFALQQIKTVLKERINGKSTGGSSEKSESASVQLNSRNFDELVLKSKELWIVEFFAPWCGHCKKLAPEWKKAANSLKGKVKLGHVDCDAEKSLMSRFNVQGFPTIFVFGADKDTPIPYEGARTASAIESFALQQLETNVAPPEVTELTGPDVMEEKCGSAAICFVAFLPDILDSKAEGRNKYLEQLLSVAEKFKSNPYSYVWTAAGKQPDLEKRVGVGGYGYPALIALNVKKGAYAPLKSAFELEHIIEFVKEAGRGGKGNLALGGTPEIVKTEPWDGKDGEIIEDDEFSLEELMGEDAGSKDEL